From one Bordetella genomosp. 9 genomic stretch:
- the glgB gene encoding 1,4-alpha-glucan branching protein GlgB — MTSASTSVPIPDDLHRDIDALLAGWHADPFGVLGPHRDGDRTVVRVLAPNAQRIFLLRADTQEEIEFQHVREGFFVVDAGDLPLGQPDAYRLRIDWGATVQEIEDAYAFGPLLGDLDLYLISEGRHESLADCLGSHVTTLQGVEGVRFAVWAPNARRVSVVGDFTSWDGRRYPMRLRHSAGVWEVFIPRLQAGERYKYEIVGAHGNLLPLKADPLARQTEVPPATASVVPAPDDFTWTDDDWMAGRAARQAPEAPISVYEVHAGSWLPRGGESEDSVWERLGDRLVPYAKDMGFTHIELLPIMEHPFGGSWGYQPLGVFAPTARYGKPADFARFIDRCHAAGLGVILDWVPAHFPTDTHGLAQFDGTALYEYSDPREGFHPDWNTLIYNLGRTEVRNFMVASALEWVRRYHVDALRVDAVASMLYRDYSRKAGEWIPNRYGGRENLEAVDFLRDMNATVAKLCPGAITVAEESTAWPGVTARPEDGGLGFTYKWNMGWMHDTLRYMHHEPVYRSYHHHDMTFGMVYAYSERFILPLSHDEVVHGKGSLLNKMPGDRWQQFANLRAYYGFMWTHPGRKLLFMGGEIAQSSEWNHDASLDWPALDDGLHRGVQQLVRDLNHLYCELTPLHRHDGDPSGFEWVVGDDRGNSVFAYMRKDGDRHVLAVSNFTPVPRQDYRIGVPRPGWWRERLNTDAGGYGGSNVGNGGGRHTEEIASHGQAQSLSLTLPPLATVIFELQG, encoded by the coding sequence ATGACGTCAGCCTCTACCTCCGTTCCCATACCCGATGATTTGCATCGGGACATCGACGCTTTGCTCGCGGGCTGGCATGCCGATCCCTTCGGGGTGCTGGGCCCGCACCGGGACGGCGACCGCACGGTGGTCCGTGTGCTCGCGCCGAACGCGCAGCGTATCTTCCTGCTGCGCGCCGACACGCAGGAAGAAATCGAATTCCAGCACGTACGGGAAGGCTTTTTCGTCGTCGACGCCGGCGATCTTCCACTCGGCCAGCCCGACGCCTATCGCCTGCGCATCGATTGGGGCGCGACCGTGCAGGAGATCGAAGACGCCTACGCCTTCGGACCCTTGCTGGGCGACCTGGACCTGTACCTGATCAGCGAAGGCCGCCACGAGTCGCTGGCCGATTGCCTGGGGTCGCATGTGACCACCCTACAGGGCGTGGAAGGCGTGCGCTTTGCCGTGTGGGCGCCGAACGCGCGCCGCGTTTCCGTGGTCGGCGATTTCACGTCCTGGGATGGCCGGCGCTATCCCATGCGCCTGCGGCACAGCGCCGGCGTCTGGGAAGTGTTCATCCCCCGCCTGCAGGCCGGCGAGCGCTACAAGTACGAGATCGTGGGCGCGCATGGCAACCTGCTGCCGCTGAAGGCCGATCCCCTGGCGCGCCAGACGGAAGTGCCGCCGGCCACCGCGTCGGTGGTGCCGGCGCCGGACGATTTCACCTGGACCGATGACGATTGGATGGCCGGCCGCGCCGCGCGCCAGGCGCCCGAAGCGCCGATTTCGGTCTATGAGGTCCATGCCGGCTCCTGGCTGCCGCGCGGCGGCGAGAGCGAAGACAGCGTCTGGGAAAGGCTGGGCGATCGCCTGGTGCCCTATGCCAAGGACATGGGCTTCACGCACATCGAGCTGCTGCCCATCATGGAGCATCCCTTCGGCGGATCCTGGGGTTACCAGCCGCTGGGAGTCTTCGCGCCCACGGCGCGGTACGGCAAACCCGCCGACTTCGCGCGTTTCATCGACCGCTGCCACGCGGCCGGCCTGGGCGTGATCCTGGACTGGGTGCCGGCGCACTTCCCCACCGACACGCATGGCCTGGCGCAGTTCGACGGCACCGCGCTGTACGAATACAGCGACCCGCGCGAAGGTTTCCATCCCGACTGGAACACCCTGATCTACAACCTGGGCCGGACCGAGGTGCGCAACTTCATGGTGGCCAGCGCGCTGGAATGGGTGCGGCGTTATCACGTGGACGCGCTGCGCGTGGATGCCGTGGCGTCCATGCTGTATCGCGACTACAGCCGCAAGGCGGGCGAATGGATACCGAACCGCTACGGCGGCCGCGAAAACCTGGAAGCCGTGGATTTCCTGCGCGACATGAACGCCACGGTCGCCAAGCTGTGCCCCGGCGCCATCACGGTGGCCGAGGAGTCCACCGCCTGGCCGGGCGTGACCGCGCGTCCGGAAGACGGCGGACTGGGCTTTACCTACAAATGGAACATGGGCTGGATGCACGACACCCTGCGCTACATGCACCATGAGCCCGTGTATCGCAGCTACCATCACCACGATATGACGTTCGGGATGGTGTATGCCTATTCCGAGCGCTTCATCCTGCCCCTGTCGCACGATGAAGTCGTGCACGGCAAGGGTTCGCTGTTGAACAAGATGCCAGGCGACCGCTGGCAGCAATTCGCCAACCTGCGCGCCTACTACGGCTTCATGTGGACCCACCCCGGCCGCAAGCTGCTGTTCATGGGCGGCGAGATCGCGCAGTCGAGCGAGTGGAACCACGACGCCAGCCTGGACTGGCCCGCGCTGGACGACGGCCTGCATCGCGGCGTACAGCAGCTGGTGCGGGACCTGAACCATCTGTACTGCGAGCTTACGCCGCTGCATCGGCACGACGGCGACCCCAGCGGTTTCGAATGGGTCGTGGGCGACGACCGCGGCAACAGCGTATTCGCCTACATGCGCAAGGACGGCGACCGCCACGTGCTGGCGGTGTCCAACTTCACGCCGGTGCCGCGCCAGGACTACCGGATCGGCGTGCCGCGCCCCGGTTGGTGGCGCGAACGGCTGAACACGGACGCCGGCGGCTACGGGGGATCGAACGTCGGCAACGGCGGCGGCCGCCATACGGAAGAAATCGCCTCGCATGGGCAGGCCCAGTCGCTGTCGTTGACGCTGCCCCCCTTGGCGACGGTGATATTCGAACTGCAAGGATAG
- the glgX gene encoding glycogen debranching protein GlgX, translating to MPGPLPDRLSPGLPYPLGASSDGLGVNFAVFSANATRIDLCIFDARGRKELRRMPLPECTDEVWHGYLPDAAPGLVYGYRAYGPYDPKNGHRFNPHKLLLDPYARQLVGPLRWTDALFGYRTGHARADLTPDRRDSAPAMPKGVVTDDTFNWGETRAPRTPWENTVIYEAHVRGVSMRRDDIWQHLRGTVSALSDPRFIDHLHKIGATAIELLPVHAFLQDKFLVEKGLNNYWGYSTLSYFAPEPAYLPQGDPNELRMAIRRLQAAGIEVILDVVYNHTCEGNELGPTLSWRGLDNASYYRLIPGDERYYINDTGCGNTVNLSHPRVLQMVLDSLRHWATSYRVDGFRFDLGVTLGREGTGFDPGSGFFDAILQDPVLSRLKLISEPWDIGPDGYQLGQHPPGFAEWNDKYRDTVRRFWRGDPGQRGHLAERMAGSSDLFDRRHRRPWASVNFVAAHDGFTVRDVVSYNEKHNEANLEDGRDGHNENCSRNWGVEGPTDDPQIQHVRRRLQRAMLATVLLSYGTPMLLAGDEFGNSQDGNNNAYCQDNPISWLDWDLASGQDGRDLTAFVARIAACRREHASLRSTRYMNAHQEVAPGVAGVTWFDVNGDPMTQQAWHDAEGRALGLRRAIGTRDGFDVTLTLMNGSDVDVSFTLPPDMTWRMLADSTRPEVPEHNVHGHHVTVHAHGIALLSGYPRSREHA from the coding sequence ATGCCAGGTCCGCTACCCGACCGGCTGTCGCCTGGCCTGCCCTATCCCCTGGGCGCCAGCAGCGATGGCCTGGGCGTGAACTTCGCCGTTTTCTCGGCCAACGCCACGCGTATCGACCTCTGCATCTTCGATGCGCGAGGCCGCAAGGAACTCCGCAGGATGCCGCTGCCGGAATGCACCGACGAGGTCTGGCACGGCTATCTGCCGGACGCCGCCCCGGGACTGGTGTACGGCTACCGCGCCTACGGCCCCTACGATCCCAAGAACGGCCACCGGTTCAACCCCCACAAGCTGCTGCTGGATCCCTACGCGCGGCAACTGGTCGGCCCGCTGCGCTGGACCGACGCGCTGTTCGGCTATCGCACCGGGCACGCCCGCGCCGACCTGACGCCGGACCGGCGCGACAGCGCGCCCGCCATGCCCAAGGGCGTGGTGACGGACGACACCTTCAACTGGGGCGAAACACGCGCGCCGCGCACGCCCTGGGAAAACACCGTCATCTACGAAGCCCACGTGCGCGGCGTGTCGATGCGGCGCGACGATATCTGGCAGCACCTGCGCGGCACCGTCAGCGCCCTGTCGGACCCCCGCTTTATCGACCACCTGCACAAGATCGGCGCGACGGCCATCGAACTGCTGCCGGTCCATGCCTTCCTGCAGGATAAATTCCTGGTGGAAAAAGGGCTGAACAACTATTGGGGCTACAGCACGCTGTCGTACTTCGCGCCCGAGCCGGCCTACCTGCCGCAAGGCGATCCCAACGAGTTGCGCATGGCCATCCGCCGTTTGCAGGCGGCGGGCATCGAGGTCATCCTGGACGTGGTCTACAACCACACCTGCGAAGGCAACGAACTCGGACCCACGCTGTCGTGGCGCGGCCTGGACAACGCCAGCTACTACCGCCTGATCCCGGGCGACGAACGCTATTACATCAACGACACCGGCTGCGGCAATACCGTGAACCTGTCGCACCCGCGCGTGCTGCAGATGGTGCTGGATTCGCTGCGGCACTGGGCGACGTCGTATCGCGTCGACGGCTTCCGTTTCGACCTGGGCGTCACGCTGGGCCGCGAAGGAACGGGCTTCGATCCGGGCTCGGGGTTCTTCGACGCCATCCTGCAGGACCCGGTGCTGTCGCGCCTGAAACTGATATCCGAACCCTGGGACATCGGCCCGGACGGCTACCAGCTGGGGCAGCACCCGCCCGGCTTCGCCGAGTGGAACGACAAATACCGCGACACCGTGCGCCGCTTCTGGCGCGGCGATCCCGGCCAGCGCGGCCACCTGGCCGAACGCATGGCCGGTTCCAGCGACCTGTTCGACCGCCGCCATCGCCGTCCATGGGCATCGGTGAACTTCGTTGCCGCCCATGACGGCTTCACCGTGCGCGACGTGGTGAGCTACAACGAAAAGCACAACGAGGCCAACCTGGAAGACGGCCGCGACGGGCATAACGAAAACTGCAGCCGCAACTGGGGCGTCGAAGGGCCGACCGACGATCCGCAGATCCAGCACGTGCGGCGCCGGCTGCAGCGCGCCATGCTCGCCACCGTACTGCTTTCCTACGGCACGCCCATGCTGCTGGCCGGCGACGAGTTCGGCAACAGCCAGGACGGCAACAACAACGCCTATTGCCAGGACAACCCGATTTCCTGGCTGGACTGGGACCTGGCGAGCGGCCAGGACGGCCGCGACCTGACCGCTTTCGTGGCGCGCATCGCCGCCTGCCGGCGCGAACACGCCAGCCTGCGCAGCACCCGCTACATGAATGCCCATCAGGAAGTGGCGCCCGGCGTGGCCGGGGTGACGTGGTTCGACGTGAACGGCGATCCGATGACGCAGCAGGCCTGGCACGACGCGGAAGGCCGGGCCCTGGGCTTGCGCAGGGCCATCGGCACGCGTGACGGTTTCGACGTCACGCTGACCTTGATGAACGGCAGCGACGTCGACGTTTCGTTCACGCTGCCGCCCGACATGACGTGGCGCATGCTGGCCGATTCCACACGGCCGGAGGTGCCGGAACACAATGTGCACGGCCACCATGTGACCGTGCATGCGCATGGAATCGCACTATTAAGCGGGTACCCCCGCAGCAGGGAGCACGCATGA
- the treS gene encoding maltose alpha-D-glucosyltransferase: MTDSTVNTPDRDDPLWYKDAVIYQLHLKSFYDANNDGVGDFAGLIEKLDYISQLGVNTIWLLPFYPSPRRDDGYDIADYRGVHEDYGSLPDVRKFIRAAHARGLRVITELVVNHTSDQHPWFQRARRAKPGSAARNYYVWSDNDQAYAGTRIIFLDTEKSNWTWDPVAGAYFWHRFYSHQPDLNYDNPQVLKEVLAVMRYWLDMGVDGLRLDAVPYLVEREGTNNENLPETHDVLKKIRATLDAEYTNRLLLAEANQWPEDAQEYFGKGDECHMSFHFPLMPRMYMAIAREDRFPITDIMRQTPDIPENCQWAIFLRNHDELTLEMVTSSERDYLWDVYAADRRARLNLGIRRRLAPLMERDRRRIELMNSLLLSMPGTPVIYYGDELGMGDNVHLGDRDGVRTPMQWSPDRNGGFSRADPERLPLPVLMGPLYGYEAVNVEAQQRDPHSLLNWTRRMLATRRQTRAFGRGTLRFLFPGNRKILAYVREYEDTVILCVANLSRAPQPVELDLSSMNGRVPVELLGGTPFPAIGELPYLLTLPPYGFYWFELSTVASPPSWHATHPEQMPEYYTLVLRGRTGYDLTEGAVRSLRQDVLPLYLARQRWFPKDRKVNFAQAAYAVQLKDTEYECFIAELEMDFDGKPARFLLPVALIWGETLPPMAQQYALARVRRAAEVGMLTDAYTLPTFVHALVRGLRQRLELPVQRANPPCVLHFRGEPGLDALDLPPDPEVTWFTGEQSNSSMTVGGVAMLKLIRHIVPGVHPEAEMTRRLTQAGYTNSAQLLGEIVRINEDGTPHTLALMHSVITNQGDAWGWTLEYLKRTLEAGALTPESAEDYAEDLKGYTAFAYAIGKRLGELHAVLAQDTDDPAFQPHKATAADARKRAADVTAMLDRGLKLLKENIGKLETACADKAQRLISLRDELVDAIKTLAQSEIGTLHIRIHGDFHLGQVLVAQSDAYIIDFEGEPARSLEERRAKSSASRDVAGLLRSFDYAAATVANGFGDAEAKAAEAQPADVVLRERRRSLIVHFREVANQAFLSAYREVSRNAERRWMDDDQENPLIDLALIEKAAYEIAYEAAHRPDWVSIPLNGLAALADRVLAKDTASGPANAE; encoded by the coding sequence ATGACCGACAGCACCGTCAATACCCCCGACCGCGATGATCCGCTCTGGTACAAGGACGCGGTCATATACCAACTGCACCTGAAGTCCTTCTACGACGCCAACAACGATGGCGTCGGCGACTTCGCGGGGCTGATCGAGAAGCTGGACTACATCTCGCAGCTGGGCGTCAACACCATCTGGCTGCTGCCCTTCTATCCGTCGCCGCGGCGCGACGACGGCTACGACATCGCCGACTATCGCGGCGTGCACGAGGACTACGGCTCCCTGCCCGACGTGCGCAAGTTCATCCGCGCCGCGCACGCGCGCGGCCTGCGCGTGATCACCGAACTGGTGGTCAATCACACGTCGGACCAGCACCCCTGGTTCCAGCGCGCCCGCCGCGCCAAGCCGGGGTCGGCGGCCCGCAACTACTACGTATGGTCGGACAACGACCAGGCCTACGCCGGCACGCGCATCATCTTCCTGGATACGGAAAAGTCCAACTGGACCTGGGACCCCGTGGCCGGCGCCTATTTCTGGCACAGGTTCTATTCGCACCAGCCAGACCTGAACTACGACAATCCGCAGGTGCTGAAAGAAGTGCTGGCCGTGATGCGCTATTGGCTGGACATGGGGGTGGACGGCCTGCGCCTGGACGCCGTGCCCTATCTGGTGGAACGCGAAGGCACCAACAACGAGAACCTGCCGGAAACGCATGACGTCCTGAAGAAAATCCGCGCCACGCTGGACGCCGAATACACCAACCGCCTGCTGCTGGCCGAAGCCAACCAGTGGCCGGAAGACGCGCAGGAGTACTTCGGCAAGGGCGACGAATGCCACATGTCCTTCCACTTTCCGCTGATGCCGCGCATGTACATGGCCATCGCGCGGGAAGACCGCTTTCCCATCACCGACATCATGCGGCAGACGCCGGACATTCCGGAAAACTGCCAGTGGGCCATCTTCCTGCGCAACCACGATGAACTGACGCTGGAAATGGTCACCAGCAGCGAGCGCGACTACCTGTGGGACGTCTATGCGGCCGATCGGCGCGCGCGCCTGAACCTGGGCATCCGCCGCCGCCTGGCGCCGCTGATGGAGCGCGACCGCCGCCGCATCGAACTGATGAACAGCCTGCTGTTGTCCATGCCCGGTACGCCGGTCATCTATTACGGCGACGAGCTGGGCATGGGCGACAACGTCCACCTGGGCGATCGCGACGGCGTGCGCACGCCGATGCAGTGGTCGCCCGATCGCAACGGCGGCTTTTCGCGTGCCGATCCGGAGCGGCTGCCCTTGCCGGTCCTGATGGGTCCGCTGTACGGCTACGAAGCAGTCAACGTGGAAGCGCAGCAGCGCGATCCGCATTCCCTGCTGAACTGGACGCGGCGCATGCTGGCCACCCGTCGGCAGACTCGCGCCTTCGGCCGCGGCACGCTGCGCTTCCTGTTTCCGGGCAATCGCAAGATCCTGGCTTACGTGCGCGAATACGAAGACACGGTGATCCTGTGCGTGGCAAATCTGTCGCGGGCGCCGCAGCCAGTGGAACTGGACCTGTCCAGCATGAACGGCCGCGTGCCGGTGGAATTGCTGGGCGGCACGCCCTTCCCCGCCATCGGCGAACTGCCTTATCTGCTGACGCTGCCGCCTTATGGCTTTTACTGGTTCGAACTGAGCACCGTGGCATCGCCGCCTTCCTGGCACGCGACGCATCCGGAACAGATGCCCGAGTACTACACCTTGGTGCTGCGCGGCCGCACCGGCTACGACCTGACCGAAGGCGCCGTGCGGTCGCTCCGGCAGGACGTGCTGCCCCTGTACCTGGCGCGCCAGCGCTGGTTCCCCAAGGATCGCAAGGTCAACTTCGCCCAGGCGGCCTACGCGGTGCAGTTGAAGGACACGGAATACGAATGCTTTATCGCCGAGCTGGAGATGGACTTCGACGGCAAGCCGGCCCGCTTCCTGTTGCCGGTGGCCTTGATCTGGGGCGAAACGCTGCCCCCGATGGCGCAGCAGTATGCGCTGGCCCGCGTGCGCCGCGCCGCCGAAGTCGGCATGCTGACGGACGCCTACACGCTGCCGACCTTCGTCCACGCACTGGTGCGCGGGCTGCGCCAGCGGCTGGAGTTGCCGGTGCAACGCGCCAACCCGCCCTGCGTGCTGCATTTCCGCGGCGAACCGGGCCTGGACGCGCTGGATCTGCCGCCCGACCCGGAAGTCACCTGGTTCACCGGCGAGCAGTCCAACAGCTCGATGACGGTGGGCGGCGTCGCGATGCTGAAGCTGATCCGCCACATCGTGCCGGGCGTGCATCCGGAAGCCGAAATGACGCGCCGCCTGACGCAGGCCGGCTACACCAACAGCGCGCAGCTGCTGGGCGAAATCGTCCGCATCAATGAAGACGGCACGCCGCACACGCTGGCCTTGATGCACTCCGTCATCACCAACCAGGGCGACGCCTGGGGCTGGACCTTGGAGTACCTGAAGCGCACGCTGGAAGCCGGCGCGCTGACGCCCGAAAGCGCGGAAGACTACGCCGAGGACCTGAAGGGCTACACCGCCTTTGCCTATGCCATCGGCAAGCGCCTGGGCGAGCTGCACGCCGTGCTGGCCCAGGATACCGACGACCCCGCCTTCCAGCCGCACAAGGCCACGGCCGCCGATGCGCGCAAGCGGGCGGCGGATGTGACCGCGATGCTGGATCGCGGCCTGAAGCTGCTGAAGGAAAACATCGGCAAGCTGGAAACGGCATGCGCCGACAAGGCGCAGCGCCTGATCTCGCTGCGCGACGAACTGGTCGACGCCATCAAGACGCTGGCCCAAAGCGAAATCGGCACGCTGCATATCCGCATCCACGGCGACTTCCACCTGGGCCAGGTGCTGGTGGCGCAAAGCGACGCGTACATCATCGACTTCGAAGGCGAACCGGCCCGCTCGCTGGAAGAACGCCGCGCCAAGAGCAGCGCATCGCGCGACGTGGCCGGACTGCTGCGGTCGTTCGACTACGCGGCTGCCACGGTGGCCAATGGTTTCGGCGACGCCGAAGCCAAGGCCGCCGAAGCCCAGCCCGCCGACGTCGTCCTGCGGGAGCGCCGCCGCAGCCTGATCGTGCATTTCCGCGAGGTCGCCAACCAGGCTTTCCTGTCGGCATACCGCGAAGTGTCGCGCAACGCCGAGCGGCGCTGGATGGATGACGACCAGGAAAATCCGCTGATCGACCTGGCCCTGATCGAAAAAGCCGCTTATGAAATCGCGTACGAGGCAGCCCACCGTCCCGACTGGGTCAGCATCCCCCTGAACGGCCTGGCCGCGCTGGCGGATCGCGTGCTGGCCAAGGATACGGCTTCCGGGCCCGCCAACGCAGAATAG
- the treZ gene encoding malto-oligosyltrehalose trehalohydrolase produces the protein MTSTNTSAGAEDRDGAKARPDASSSTEAGGGQGLLPCFGAWHLANGLTRFRLWAPNAKEGVKLEIADREPLPMTDVGDGFHEIQTPCPPGTRYRYRVGPDLSVPDPASRLQAGDVHDDSIVTGPDSYAWTNTGWRGRPWRETVLYELHAGLAGGYAGIEAKLPELAALGITAVELMPIADFPGPRNWGYDGVLPYAPDCAYGTPDELKRMIDTAHGLGMMVFLDVVYNHFGPDGNYLSAYASDFFRDDVHTPWGVAIDFRRRAVRQFFAENALYWLNEFRFDGLRLDAVHAIKDVGWLEEMAGFVRTHLPADRIVHLVLENDDNQVHPLENGYQAQWNDDGHHVLHQLLTGESEGYYSDYANHPAQRLTRALSDGFIYQGETSEHRGGPRGEPSAHLPPTSFVLFLQNHDQIGNRAMGERLLALARNDTRPVRAAVALMLLAPQIPLLFMGEERGSTAPFLYFTSHGDAQLAQAVRDGRRKEFEKFRAFAHPETRDRIPDPNDEATYTRSDPFQAPADPEWQDYYQALLQLRHRVVVPRLDGAHSLGAHVLGLRAVVAQWLLGDGAVLSIYVNLGTVDVRPDWLQEDRGDETLLFESETGAGRALRDGLLQHGVTVALLKELA, from the coding sequence ATGACTAGCACCAACACATCCGCTGGCGCGGAAGACCGCGACGGCGCCAAGGCGCGCCCGGATGCGAGCTCATCCACCGAGGCCGGCGGCGGGCAGGGCCTGCTGCCCTGCTTCGGCGCGTGGCATCTGGCGAACGGCCTGACACGCTTCCGCCTCTGGGCGCCCAACGCCAAGGAGGGCGTGAAGCTGGAGATCGCCGATCGCGAGCCGCTGCCCATGACCGACGTCGGCGATGGCTTCCATGAAATCCAGACCCCCTGCCCGCCCGGCACGCGCTACCGCTATCGCGTCGGCCCGGATCTGAGCGTGCCGGACCCGGCTTCGCGCCTGCAGGCCGGCGACGTCCATGACGACAGCATCGTCACCGGCCCCGATTCCTACGCCTGGACCAACACCGGATGGCGCGGCAGGCCGTGGCGCGAAACCGTGCTCTACGAGCTGCATGCCGGCCTGGCCGGCGGCTACGCCGGCATCGAAGCCAAGCTGCCGGAGCTGGCCGCGCTCGGGATCACGGCGGTCGAGCTGATGCCCATCGCCGACTTTCCCGGCCCGCGCAACTGGGGCTACGACGGCGTGTTGCCCTATGCGCCGGATTGCGCCTACGGCACGCCCGACGAGCTCAAGCGCATGATCGATACGGCGCACGGCCTGGGCATGATGGTGTTCCTGGACGTGGTCTATAACCACTTCGGGCCGGACGGCAACTACCTGTCCGCCTATGCCAGCGATTTCTTCCGTGACGACGTGCATACGCCCTGGGGGGTGGCGATCGACTTCCGCCGCCGCGCGGTCCGGCAGTTCTTTGCCGAGAACGCGCTTTACTGGCTGAACGAATTCCGCTTCGACGGCCTGCGGCTGGATGCGGTGCACGCCATCAAGGATGTGGGCTGGCTGGAGGAAATGGCGGGCTTCGTGCGCACTCATCTGCCTGCCGACCGCATCGTGCACCTGGTGCTGGAAAACGACGACAACCAGGTCCACCCGCTGGAAAACGGCTACCAGGCGCAGTGGAACGACGACGGCCATCACGTGCTGCACCAGTTGCTGACCGGGGAAAGCGAAGGCTACTACAGCGATTACGCCAACCATCCCGCGCAACGGCTGACGCGCGCGTTGAGCGATGGCTTCATCTACCAGGGCGAGACGTCCGAGCACCGCGGCGGCCCGCGCGGCGAACCCAGCGCGCACCTGCCGCCGACGTCCTTCGTGCTGTTCCTGCAGAACCACGACCAGATCGGCAACCGGGCCATGGGCGAGCGCCTGCTGGCCCTGGCCCGCAACGATACGCGGCCGGTGCGCGCGGCGGTGGCGCTGATGCTCCTGGCGCCGCAGATCCCCCTGCTCTTCATGGGCGAGGAACGCGGATCGACCGCGCCTTTCCTGTACTTCACCAGCCATGGCGACGCCCAGCTGGCACAGGCGGTGCGGGACGGCCGACGCAAGGAATTCGAGAAATTCCGCGCCTTCGCGCATCCGGAAACGCGCGACCGCATCCCCGATCCGAACGACGAGGCCACCTATACCCGTTCCGATCCCTTCCAGGCGCCGGCCGATCCGGAATGGCAGGACTACTACCAGGCGCTGCTGCAGCTGCGCCATCGAGTCGTCGTGCCGCGCCTGGATGGCGCGCACTCGCTGGGCGCCCATGTCCTCGGACTGCGCGCCGTCGTGGCGCAATGGCTGCTGGGCGATGGCGCGGTGCTGTCGATCTACGTCAACCTGGGCACGGTGGACGTGCGGCCGGACTGGCTGCAGGAAGACCGTGGCGATGAAACCCTGCTGTTCGAAAGCGAGACCGGCGCCGGCCGCGCGCTGCGCGATGGGCTGCTGCAGCATGGCGTGACGGTCGCCCTGTTGAAGGAATTGGCATGA